In Deferribacter desulfuricans SSM1, the following are encoded in one genomic region:
- the mtnA gene encoding S-methyl-5-thioribose-1-phosphate isomerase, whose translation MVEPIIWENGVLKLLDQRILPHEKRYVECNTAENVANAIKDMVVRGAPAIGVTAAFGVVLGLKEGKNIDEIYSLLLNTRPTAVNLKWALDKMKAAYEYAEGNIDFVEESAVKLFERDIEYNRMIGKSGLQVIKDGDNILTHCNAGALATAGYGTALGVLRAAKEAGLNIHVYVDETRPYLQGARLTAFELMEEGISCTLICDNMPGFLMKQKKIDKIIVGADRIAKNGDTANKIGTYQLAVLAYFHDIPLYIAAPISTFDFSIECGDDIVIEHRNPDEVRKVGDKLIAPENVNVYNPAFDVTPANLISGFITEFGVFNSVDEILNKIND comes from the coding sequence ATGGTTGAGCCTATTATTTGGGAAAATGGAGTATTAAAACTTCTTGATCAGAGAATCTTACCACATGAAAAAAGGTATGTTGAGTGCAATACTGCAGAAAATGTGGCAAATGCCATAAAAGATATGGTTGTTAGAGGTGCTCCTGCAATTGGTGTTACGGCTGCTTTTGGTGTAGTTTTAGGGCTCAAAGAGGGAAAAAATATAGATGAAATTTATAGTTTACTGCTCAATACAAGACCAACTGCAGTAAATCTTAAATGGGCTCTTGATAAAATGAAGGCTGCCTATGAGTATGCAGAAGGTAATATAGATTTTGTTGAAGAAAGCGCAGTTAAACTTTTTGAAAGGGATATCGAGTACAACAGAATGATTGGTAAAAGTGGGCTACAGGTTATTAAAGATGGTGATAATATTCTTACTCACTGTAATGCTGGAGCGCTTGCTACAGCTGGATATGGCACAGCTCTTGGGGTACTTAGGGCGGCAAAAGAGGCAGGTTTGAATATACATGTGTATGTAGATGAGACAAGGCCTTATTTGCAGGGTGCAAGATTGACAGCTTTTGAATTGATGGAAGAGGGGATTTCCTGTACTCTTATTTGTGATAATATGCCTGGCTTTTTGATGAAGCAAAAGAAGATAGATAAAATAATTGTTGGTGCTGATAGAATTGCCAAAAATGGGGATACTGCAAACAAAATTGGCACTTATCAGCTGGCAGTTTTAGCATATTTTCATGATATTCCACTTTATATTGCTGCTCCGATTTCAACTTTTGATTTTAGTATAGAATGTGGTGATGATATTGTAATTGAGCATAGAAATCCTGATGAGGTTAGAAAAGTAGGTGATAAATTGATTGCTCCAGAAAATGTTAATGTTTATAACCCTGCTTTTGATGTGACACCTGCAAATCTTATTAGTGGATTTATTACAGAGTTTGGAGTCTTCAACTCTGTTGATGAAATTTTGAATAAAATAAATGACTAA
- a CDS encoding class II fructose-bisphosphate aldolase, translating into MGISYKELGLVNTREMFKKAMEGKYAIPAYNFNNLEQLQAIIQACVETRSPVILQVSKGARQYANATMLRYMAMGAVEYAKELGYEIPIALHLDHGDSFELCKACVDNGFSSVMIDGSHLPFEENIEITRKVVEYAHQFDVTVEGELGVLAGIEEDVKAEKSHYTNPDEVEEFVERTGVDSLAISIGTSHGAYKFKVKPGEQVPPLRFDILEEIERRLPGFPIVLHGASSVIPEYVELINKYGGNLEGAVGVPEDQLRKAATSAVCKINIDSDGRLAFTAKVREFLWNNPKEFDPRKYLKPAREELVKMYKHKNINVLGSANKA; encoded by the coding sequence ATGGGGATTAGTTACAAAGAGTTAGGGCTTGTTAACACAAGAGAGATGTTTAAAAAGGCGATGGAAGGTAAATATGCCATCCCTGCTTATAATTTCAACAACTTAGAGCAATTACAGGCTATAATTCAAGCTTGTGTTGAAACAAGATCACCTGTGATATTGCAGGTATCAAAAGGGGCAAGACAGTATGCAAATGCTACAATGTTAAGGTATATGGCTATGGGGGCTGTGGAGTATGCTAAAGAGCTTGGCTATGAAATCCCTATAGCATTACATCTTGATCATGGTGATAGTTTTGAGTTGTGTAAGGCCTGTGTAGATAATGGCTTTTCTTCTGTTATGATAGATGGTTCTCATTTACCTTTTGAGGAGAATATTGAGATTACTAGAAAAGTAGTGGAATATGCTCATCAGTTTGATGTGACAGTTGAAGGTGAGCTGGGAGTTTTAGCTGGTATAGAAGAGGATGTAAAAGCAGAAAAATCTCACTATACAAATCCTGATGAGGTAGAAGAGTTTGTGGAAAGGACAGGGGTTGATTCCCTTGCTATTTCTATTGGGACATCTCATGGTGCTTATAAATTCAAAGTAAAACCTGGTGAGCAGGTACCACCTCTTAGATTTGACATTTTAGAGGAGATTGAAAGAAGATTGCCAGGTTTCCCTATAGTTTTACATGGTGCTTCATCTGTAATACCTGAATATGTTGAGTTAATAAATAAATACGGAGGAAATTTAGAAGGGGCAGTTGGTGTACCTGAAGACCAGCTTAGAAAAGCTGCAACAAGTGCTGTATGTAAAATAAATATTGATAGCGATGGAAGGCTTGCTTTCACTGCGAAGGTTAGGGAGTTTTTGTGGAACAATCCAAAAGAGTTTGATCCAAGAAAATATTTAAAGCCAGCTAGAGAAGAGCTTGTGAAAATGTATAAACATAAAAATATAAATGTTCTTGGTAGTGCAAATAAAGCATAG
- a CDS encoding response regulator transcription factor: protein MPYKLLIVEDNTDTLLGLKTYFERKGFSVDIVDNGKDAYAMIQDNSYSLVITDINMPFMDGLNFLSKIRSIDEELPVIVITAFSNLDNMIISFDLGAVDFVEKPFDPDELLKRVNNILNNLNSL from the coding sequence ATGCCTTATAAGTTGCTTATTGTTGAAGACAACACAGACACACTTTTGGGTTTAAAAACCTATTTTGAAAGAAAAGGGTTTTCCGTTGATATTGTTGACAATGGTAAAGACGCATATGCAATGATACAGGACAATAGCTACTCCCTCGTTATTACTGATATCAATATGCCCTTTATGGATGGTTTAAATTTTCTGAGTAAAATACGGAGTATCGATGAAGAGTTGCCTGTTATAGTAATAACAGCTTTTTCAAATTTGGATAATATGATTATATCATTTGATCTTGGAGCTGTTGATTTTGTAGAGAAACCTTTTGATCCTGATGAATTGTTAAAAAGGGTCAATAATATTTTAAATAATCTAAATTCTTTATAA
- a CDS encoding TatD family hydrolase, producing the protein MIDIETQINKLKESGAFFTDSHSHIHFEPLNSNLEEVFKKCKQNRIHRIVNIGINYKDSVKALEIAKKYDFVYAAIGVHPHDSADFNIKELSLFEQLAENEKVIAIGEIGLDYYRNYAPKDIQQNVFRIFLDLAISLQKPIIIHNRDATDDLIKILDEMNAEKKLRGIIHCFNGDKKIMNWALNNDFLISVAGNVTYKKAIEIQESVKEIPIDHLLVETDSPYLAPVPKRGKTNDPSHTIYTANFISQLKDVDIVTLAKQTEKNFTKLFGELNAL; encoded by the coding sequence ATGATAGACATTGAAACACAGATAAACAAGCTAAAAGAGAGTGGGGCATTCTTCACTGATTCCCACTCTCATATTCACTTTGAGCCATTAAATTCGAACCTTGAAGAAGTGTTTAAAAAATGCAAACAAAATAGAATTCATAGAATTGTAAATATTGGTATCAATTACAAAGATTCTGTAAAAGCTTTGGAAATAGCAAAAAAATATGATTTTGTTTATGCTGCAATTGGTGTACACCCTCATGACTCAGCTGATTTTAATATAAAAGAGTTGAGTCTTTTCGAACAACTTGCTGAAAATGAAAAAGTTATCGCTATTGGTGAAATAGGGTTGGATTATTACAGAAATTATGCGCCAAAAGATATTCAACAAAATGTATTCAGGATTTTTCTTGATCTTGCCATCTCTCTACAAAAACCGATAATTATTCATAACAGGGATGCCACCGACGACCTTATAAAAATTTTAGATGAAATGAATGCTGAAAAAAAATTAAGAGGTATAATCCACTGTTTTAATGGCGATAAGAAAATAATGAATTGGGCTTTAAATAACGATTTTTTGATTTCTGTAGCTGGAAATGTTACCTATAAAAAAGCTATTGAAATACAAGAATCTGTTAAAGAGATACCTATTGATCATCTATTAGTTGAAACAGACTCCCCATATCTTGCACCTGTACCTAAAAGGGGGAAAACAAACGACCCTTCTCATACAATTTATACTGCAAATTTTATTTCTCAATTAAAAGATGTGGATATTGTAACACTTGCAAAACAAACGGAGAAAAACTTCACAAAACTTTTCGGTGAATTAAATGCCTTATAA